GATTGTCGGATTCTGTTGCGCCAGAGGTCCAAACGATCTCCTTGGGGTCGCAGTTGACCAGCGCAGCAACCTGCTCGCGCGCTTCTTCCACTGCTTTTTCCGCCTCCCAGCCAAAGCTATGGGAGCGTGACGCTGGGTTGCCGAACAGCTCGGTCAGATAGGGAATCATTTTTTGCGCGACCCGAGGATCGACAGGCGTGGTGGCCGAGTAATCCAGGTAGATCGGGAGTTTGGTCATGCGATGGCTCTCCATGGTCGGTAAGGGGTGCGGATCAGACTGGCGCACCCGCGGTAGGCTTGCTGCCATTTGCGCGTTTGTCTTGCAAGACGGCGACATCACAAGCGTGCTCTTTTGCACGTTGATTATCGACCAGCTGGCCGAGTGATACCGACGCCAAGTACTCAAAAATGGTGACATTCAGGCTGGCCCATAAATCATGGGTCATGCATCGATGTTCTTCCAGGCAGTTTTCCTTGCCGCCGCACTGGGTGGCGTCAATGGGCTCATCGACAGCCTGGATGATTTCGGCAACCGAGATGTCGTGCGCGGCTTTGGCCAGGCAATAGCCGCCGCCCGGCCCGCGAACGCTTTCCACCAATTGCCGACGGCGTAGTTTCCCGAACAGTTGTTCAAGATAGGACAAAGAGATCCGCTGCCGGTCGGCAATGCCCGCCAGCGTCACAGGGCCGTTACCCTGGCGCAATGCCAGATCAAGCATGGCTGTAACGGCAAAACGGCCTTTGGTGGTGAGGCGCATGGACGATCCTTGTCGCGCGAAATATATAGATAACTGGCTGGAATTATATAATTCCCGATTAATTTGGTCAACTATTTGCCAGATGGGGGAAATACCGATGGATGCGGTGTGTGGCGGTGCGGTGGGTTCAAAGCGAATAGCCGATCATTTTACTAGGCTTTGAATCGGCTGACAAATCGGCCTAGTTCCGATCGAGCCGTTTCTTGTGCTTGGCCAGATTGTCGTTGAGTTGGTGGATGATCTCACTGGCGGTGCCGATGATCTGATTGGGGTTGAAACCCGTCCGTGTCAGCTCTCGATAGAACGTCTTGGCCAGAATGCGGGCCAGTTGATCAGGGTTTTGGGAGGTGTTGAATGCAAAGGGGGACATGCCTTCGGTACGCTGCTGTTGTAGCAGAGCCAGCTGTGCAAAGCGTGAGTTCAGGGTGTTCTGCAATTGAATGACCTGGATGGATTTCCCGATGAACAAGGCTGCGATGTCCAGCAGGTTTTGGTCGTCGATGTTGAAAGGGCGTTGGTGGCGATTGCCGCTGACATTGATCACGCCGATGATTTCACCATTCAGCATGATGGGTGAGGCGATCATGGATTTGCGCGGGTCGTCCGGTCGCCTGGCGTACTTGGCGAAGGGCGAGTCTTCAATGTCCTGAATCAGCAGCGACTGGCCAGTTTCAAGTACGTGTCCGGTAATGCCGTCGCCTTTTCGGATTGCGGTTTCGACGGCCTCGGGATGGAGTGGGCCATAGTTCCCGACCAGCTTCAATTGAACGTCACCGATGTCCGCATGGCTTAATAGCATCAGTGAGCAATAGTCAGCAGCCAGCATGCGGGCTGCCTGCTCGGCCAGTGCATTCAATTGGTCATCCAGGCTGGTGTCGCATTGCTGAGTGGTCGATAACAAGTTGAGTTGTTGCAGAATCTGGGCTGAATGGGGCATGGCTTGGTACCTGT
The genomic region above belongs to Chitinivorax tropicus and contains:
- the iscR gene encoding Fe-S cluster assembly transcriptional regulator IscR is translated as MRLTTKGRFAVTAMLDLALRQGNGPVTLAGIADRQRISLSYLEQLFGKLRRRQLVESVRGPGGGYCLAKAAHDISVAEIIQAVDEPIDATQCGGKENCLEEHRCMTHDLWASLNVTIFEYLASVSLGQLVDNQRAKEHACDVAVLQDKRANGSKPTAGAPV
- a CDS encoding GAF domain-containing protein, whose amino-acid sequence is MPHSAQILQQLNLLSTTQQCDTSLDDQLNALAEQAARMLAADYCSLMLLSHADIGDVQLKLVGNYGPLHPEAVETAIRKGDGITGHVLETGQSLLIQDIEDSPFAKYARRPDDPRKSMIASPIMLNGEIIGVINVSGNRHQRPFNIDDQNLLDIAALFIGKSIQVIQLQNTLNSRFAQLALLQQQRTEGMSPFAFNTSQNPDQLARILAKTFYRELTRTGFNPNQIIGTASEIIHQLNDNLAKHKKRLDRN